Proteins from one Mycobacterium adipatum genomic window:
- a CDS encoding SDR family NAD(P)-dependent oxidoreductase: MTTWTTAHIPDQTGRTAVITGANTGLGFETAKALAAKGAHVVIAVRDTGKGKQAAAQMPGDVTVQELDLTSLASIREAAEALRTGNDKIDLLINNAGVMTTPKGTTKDGFELQFGTNHLGHFALTGLLLDAILDVPGSRIVTVSSNGHKMGGAIHFDDLQWERSYSRMGAYTQSKLANLLFTYELQRRLAPRGKTIAVAAHPGTSSTELARNVPTVLQRAFQVVSPLIAQSPAGGALPSLRAATDPGVLGGQYYGPDGIGQQKGAPVVVASSDQSYDIGLQRRLWAVSEELTGVTFAV; the protein is encoded by the coding sequence ATGACCACATGGACCACCGCACACATCCCGGACCAGACCGGTCGCACCGCGGTCATCACCGGCGCCAACACCGGGCTGGGCTTCGAGACCGCCAAGGCGCTGGCGGCCAAGGGCGCCCATGTCGTCATCGCGGTGCGCGACACCGGCAAGGGCAAGCAGGCCGCCGCGCAGATGCCCGGCGATGTCACCGTCCAGGAACTCGACCTCACCTCGTTGGCGTCCATCCGCGAGGCGGCCGAGGCGCTGCGGACCGGAAACGACAAGATCGACCTGCTGATCAACAACGCCGGCGTCATGACGACCCCGAAGGGCACCACGAAAGACGGTTTCGAGCTGCAATTCGGCACCAACCACCTCGGCCACTTCGCGCTGACCGGTCTACTGCTCGACGCCATCCTGGACGTCCCGGGCTCCCGCATCGTGACCGTCAGCAGCAACGGACACAAGATGGGCGGCGCGATCCACTTCGACGATCTGCAGTGGGAGCGCAGCTACAGCCGGATGGGCGCCTACACCCAGTCGAAGTTGGCCAACCTGCTGTTCACCTACGAGCTGCAGCGCCGGCTCGCCCCGCGCGGTAAGACCATCGCGGTGGCCGCCCACCCCGGCACCTCCAGCACCGAGCTGGCGCGCAACGTACCGACCGTGCTGCAACGTGCCTTCCAGGTGGTCAGCCCGCTGATCGCCCAGAGCCCCGCCGGCGGTGCGCTGCCCTCACTGCGGGCGGCCACCGATCCCGGTGTGCTGGGCGGCCAGTACTACGGACCCGACGGAATCGGGCAGCAGAAGGGCGCCCCCGTCGTGGTCGCCTCCAGCGACCAGTCCTACGACATCGGCCTGCAACGCCGACTGTGGGCGGTCTCCGAAGAACTCACCGGAGTGACGTTCGCCGTCTAG
- the fdhF gene encoding formate dehydrogenase subunit alpha encodes MPRLRIDGLAVSCPAGTSLLTAAVGAGIDIPALCHDPRLNPAGHCRLCVVEIDGAARPAAACTTPAADGAVVRTDTTEIRDLRKGLLEMLVAHYPADAPGRAPDLRFHRLLTEYGVRPTATAQSSRVDDSHPAIRVDLNTCISCWRCVRICDEVQGQFTWRIAGRGADSRIVPDSGDTLAASSCVSCGACVDTCPTGALSDTSVLTLGRPTEWTRTTCPYCAVGCEMTVGTREGRITDIRPVLDAPVNRGQLCAKGRYGFGFTAAPDRITTPLLRGADGQWRAAGWDEAISVAVTGMRTLIDRGGPASVGVLGSARATNEENYLAQKFARVVLGTNNIDCCARVCHAPSAAGLAAVFGTGAATNSFDDIDLARTIVVCGSNTTEAHPVVGARIKQAALRGAGLIVIDPRRIELARFADIHLRPHPGTNVAVLNSIAAAIVDENMVDTGFLARRVSGFDDFGSFIGAYTPERAAAITGLDPVDVRRAARRYARHGPSMLFHGLGITEHVQGTDAVMCLANLALLTGNVGTPGAGCNPLRGQNNVQGAAVMGCEPHHLTGSAPIAESAAPTAAVWGAPVPEARGLDAMEMLDAAAAGAVHGLWVIGWDILQTQPRTPSVADALAGLDVLVVQDLFLNETARRYGTVFLPAAAAFEKDGTFMNSERRVQRVRAALAPPGLAKTDTDILCLAAAAGGRRASFTYRDAEDVWDEVRRVWPAGAGMSYARLQQPGGLQWPCPDLDHPGTALLHQHSFPGIGQRAALRSVRFRPSAELADTAFPFVLITGRELFAFNSGTMTSRSTTAALTGVTALDISPDDAATIGVGEGDAVRVASRHGEMVLPCHLSDSMLAGTVFATFSSPDIPVNTVVGPGRDHVTHTPEYKVTAVNLQPAVDNCGVKAPTAPAGRPPSR; translated from the coding sequence ATGCCCCGCCTGAGGATCGACGGCCTGGCGGTGTCCTGCCCAGCGGGCACCTCGCTGCTCACCGCGGCCGTCGGCGCCGGGATCGACATCCCCGCGCTGTGCCACGATCCCCGGCTCAACCCCGCGGGCCACTGCCGACTGTGTGTGGTCGAGATCGACGGAGCAGCCCGGCCGGCCGCCGCCTGCACGACGCCCGCGGCGGACGGCGCGGTGGTGCGCACGGACACCACCGAGATCCGCGATCTGCGCAAAGGCCTGCTGGAGATGCTGGTGGCCCACTATCCGGCCGATGCGCCGGGGCGCGCGCCGGACCTGCGCTTTCACCGGCTGCTCACCGAGTACGGCGTCCGGCCGACCGCCACCGCGCAGTCGTCGCGGGTCGATGACTCCCATCCCGCGATCCGCGTCGACCTCAACACCTGCATCTCGTGTTGGCGCTGCGTGCGGATCTGCGACGAGGTCCAAGGCCAGTTCACCTGGCGCATCGCGGGTCGCGGAGCCGACTCCCGGATCGTGCCGGACTCGGGGGACACGTTGGCCGCGAGTTCGTGCGTCTCATGCGGCGCCTGTGTCGACACCTGCCCCACCGGTGCGCTCTCCGATACCAGCGTGCTCACCCTCGGTCGCCCCACCGAGTGGACCCGCACGACGTGTCCGTACTGCGCGGTGGGATGTGAGATGACGGTCGGCACCCGCGAGGGCCGGATCACCGATATCCGTCCGGTTCTGGATGCGCCCGTCAACCGTGGCCAGTTGTGCGCGAAGGGGCGCTACGGGTTCGGCTTCACCGCGGCGCCCGACCGGATCACCACACCCCTGCTGCGCGGCGCCGACGGTCAGTGGCGTGCCGCCGGCTGGGATGAAGCGATCAGCGTCGCGGTCACCGGTATGCGGACCCTGATCGACCGGGGCGGCCCGGCCTCGGTGGGGGTGCTGGGTTCGGCGCGGGCGACCAACGAGGAAAACTATCTGGCACAGAAGTTCGCCCGGGTGGTGCTGGGCACCAACAACATCGACTGCTGCGCCAGGGTGTGCCACGCGCCCAGCGCGGCGGGTCTGGCCGCGGTGTTCGGCACCGGCGCTGCGACGAACTCCTTCGACGATATCGACCTCGCGCGGACCATCGTGGTGTGCGGGTCGAACACCACCGAGGCGCACCCGGTCGTCGGTGCCCGCATCAAACAGGCGGCGCTGCGCGGCGCCGGTCTGATCGTCATCGACCCGCGCCGCATCGAACTCGCCCGCTTTGCCGACATCCATCTCCGCCCGCACCCCGGAACCAATGTCGCCGTGCTCAATTCGATCGCGGCCGCGATCGTGGACGAGAACATGGTGGACACCGGTTTCCTCGCCCGCCGGGTCAGCGGGTTCGACGATTTCGGGTCGTTCATCGGCGCCTACACCCCCGAACGGGCCGCCGCGATCACCGGACTCGACCCGGTCGATGTGCGGCGGGCCGCCCGGCGCTATGCCCGGCACGGTCCGTCGATGCTCTTTCACGGGCTGGGCATCACCGAGCACGTGCAGGGCACCGATGCCGTCATGTGCCTGGCCAATCTCGCGCTGCTCACCGGCAATGTGGGTACGCCGGGCGCCGGCTGCAATCCGCTGCGCGGACAGAACAACGTGCAGGGTGCGGCCGTGATGGGCTGCGAACCGCACCACCTGACGGGCTCGGCGCCGATCGCCGAATCCGCCGCGCCGACCGCCGCGGTCTGGGGCGCACCCGTACCCGAGGCCCGCGGGCTGGACGCCATGGAGATGCTGGACGCAGCCGCTGCCGGTGCGGTGCACGGACTCTGGGTCATCGGCTGGGACATCCTGCAGACCCAACCGCGGACGCCGTCGGTGGCCGACGCGCTGGCCGGGCTCGACGTGCTGGTGGTGCAGGACCTGTTCCTCAACGAGACCGCCCGGCGCTACGGCACGGTGTTCCTTCCGGCCGCCGCCGCCTTCGAGAAGGACGGCACCTTCATGAACTCCGAGCGCCGGGTCCAGCGGGTCCGCGCCGCGCTGGCCCCGCCGGGTCTGGCCAAGACCGATACCGACATACTCTGCCTGGCCGCCGCAGCAGGCGGCCGGCGCGCGTCGTTCACCTACCGCGACGCCGAGGATGTGTGGGACGAGGTGCGCCGGGTCTGGCCCGCCGGCGCCGGCATGTCCTACGCGCGCCTGCAGCAACCCGGCGGCCTGCAGTGGCCGTGCCCCGACCTCGACCACCCGGGTACCGCACTGCTGCACCAACACAGCTTCCCCGGGATCGGGCAGCGCGCCGCACTGCGGAGTGTCCGATTCCGTCCCAGCGCCGAGTTGGCGGACACCGCCTTCCCGTTCGTGCTGATCACCGGCCGCGAACTGTTCGCCTTCAATTCCGGCACCATGACCAGCCGATCAACAACCGCCGCGCTGACCGGTGTTACGGCACTGGATATCTCACCCGATGACGCGGCAACGATCGGGGTCGGTGAAGGAGATGCGGTGCGGGTCGCCAGCCGCCACGGCGAGATGGTGCTGCCGTGTCATCTCAGCGACAGCATGCTTGCGGGCACGGTGTTCGCCACCTTCAGTTCCCCGGACATCCCGGTCAACACCGTCGTCGGGCCCGGCCGTGACCACGTGACGCACACCCCGGAGTACAAGGTGACGGCGGTCAACCTCCAACCCGCGGTGGACAATTGTGGGGTCAAAGCCCCAACAGCTCCGGCAGGTCGGCCACCGAGTCGATGA
- a CDS encoding DEAD/DEAH box helicase, translating to MRAYVAPSAQDLRSWQRRALVKYLAAKPRDFLAVATPGAGKTTFALRIAAELLGDGTVTQVVVVVPTEHLKTQWAQAAARFGMALDPKFSNSAAQTSSDYHGIVVTYAQVASHPTRHRVRTENYKTLVIFDEIHHGGDAKSWGDAIREAYDDATRRLALTGTPFRSDDSPIPFVTYETDAAGFQRSKADHVYGYSEALADGVVRPVVFMAYSGEARWRDSAGDEHAARLGEPLTAEQTARAWRTALNPEGQWMPAVIAAANRRLQQKRAHVPDAGGMIIASDQTTARAYAKLLTTITGTAPTVVLSDDPTASNRISEFSDSSDPWMVAVRMVSEGVDVPRLAVGVYATSASTPLFFAQAIGRFVRSRRPGETASIFLPSVPNLLQLASELEAQRNHVLGKPHRESDGLDDELIEDANKTKDEKTDQDRGFESLGADAELDQVIFDGSSFGTAAAAGSEEEADYLGIPGLLDASQMRDLLSRRQDEQLQKRTAAAAAAGMPAPRTTHGQLQELRRELNTLVSIAHHRTGKTHGQIHNELRQMCGGPPLAAATGEQIKARIDAVRSLSSARSGNG from the coding sequence GTGCGGGCATACGTAGCGCCCAGCGCCCAGGATTTGCGGAGCTGGCAGCGTCGGGCATTGGTGAAGTACCTGGCCGCCAAGCCGAGGGACTTCCTGGCTGTCGCAACCCCGGGCGCCGGTAAGACGACCTTCGCGCTGCGCATCGCCGCGGAGTTGCTGGGCGACGGCACCGTGACGCAGGTCGTGGTGGTGGTGCCCACCGAGCACCTCAAAACCCAGTGGGCCCAGGCCGCGGCTCGGTTCGGGATGGCACTGGACCCCAAGTTCAGCAACTCGGCGGCGCAGACCTCCAGCGACTACCACGGCATCGTCGTCACCTACGCCCAGGTGGCCAGCCACCCGACCCGGCACCGGGTGCGCACCGAGAACTACAAGACGCTGGTGATCTTCGACGAGATCCACCACGGCGGTGACGCCAAGTCCTGGGGTGACGCCATCCGGGAGGCCTATGACGACGCGACCCGGCGGCTGGCGCTGACCGGGACACCGTTCCGCTCCGATGACAGCCCCATCCCGTTCGTCACCTACGAGACCGACGCCGCGGGGTTCCAGCGGTCCAAGGCCGACCACGTCTACGGCTACTCCGAAGCGCTGGCCGACGGGGTCGTGCGCCCGGTGGTGTTCATGGCCTACTCCGGTGAGGCGCGCTGGCGCGACAGCGCCGGTGACGAGCACGCCGCCCGCCTCGGTGAACCGCTGACCGCGGAGCAGACCGCGCGGGCCTGGCGCACCGCGCTCAACCCCGAGGGTCAGTGGATGCCCGCGGTCATCGCGGCCGCCAACCGGCGGCTGCAGCAGAAGCGCGCACACGTGCCCGACGCCGGCGGCATGATCATCGCCTCCGACCAGACCACCGCGCGGGCCTACGCGAAGCTGCTGACCACCATCACCGGCACCGCCCCCACCGTGGTGCTCTCCGACGATCCGACGGCGTCGAACCGCATCTCGGAGTTCTCCGACTCCTCCGACCCCTGGATGGTCGCGGTGCGCATGGTGTCCGAGGGCGTGGACGTGCCGCGGCTCGCGGTCGGCGTGTACGCCACCAGCGCGTCCACTCCGTTGTTCTTCGCCCAGGCCATCGGCCGCTTCGTGCGCAGCCGTCGCCCGGGCGAGACGGCCAGCATCTTTCTGCCCTCGGTGCCCAACCTGTTGCAGCTCGCCAGCGAGCTGGAGGCCCAGCGCAACCATGTCCTGGGCAAGCCGCACCGCGAGTCCGACGGCCTCGACGACGAGCTGATCGAGGACGCGAACAAGACCAAGGACGAGAAGACGGACCAGGACCGGGGATTCGAATCCCTGGGCGCCGACGCCGAACTCGACCAGGTGATCTTCGACGGGTCGTCCTTCGGCACCGCGGCCGCGGCGGGCAGCGAGGAGGAGGCCGACTACCTCGGCATCCCCGGACTGCTCGACGCCAGCCAGATGCGCGATCTGCTGAGCCGCCGCCAGGACGAGCAGCTGCAGAAGCGGACCGCGGCCGCCGCGGCGGCCGGGATGCCCGCACCCCGCACGACGCACGGCCAGCTGCAAGAACTCCGGCGCGAGCTCAACACCCTGGTATCGATCGCGCATCATCGAACCGGCAAGACACACGGCCAGATCCACAACGAGCTGCGCCAGATGTGCGGCGGGCCGCCGCTGGCGGCGGCCACCGGCGAGCAGATCAAGGCGCGCATCGACGCGGTGCGCAGCCTCTCGTCGGCGCGGTCGGGCAACGGCTGA
- a CDS encoding cupin domain-containing protein translates to MSFWDPKNVPAYPPPRYTAAEPEVSATVRRGDTPADYDSFGLVQYHYLANQQLTGGDYGLYRIELAAAAGGPGPHYHRAMSEAFFVLSGSVEIYDGAQWSTTGTNDFLYVPPGGIHGFRNTADAPASMLMLFAPGAPREHYFEGLAHLGELTDEERAQWFVDNDNFFV, encoded by the coding sequence GTGTCGTTCTGGGACCCGAAGAATGTGCCCGCCTATCCGCCGCCGCGCTACACCGCGGCCGAGCCGGAAGTCAGCGCCACGGTGCGCCGCGGCGACACGCCCGCGGACTACGACTCCTTCGGCCTGGTCCAGTACCACTATCTGGCCAACCAACAACTGACCGGTGGGGACTACGGCCTGTACCGGATCGAGTTGGCCGCCGCGGCCGGCGGGCCCGGCCCGCACTACCACCGGGCCATGTCGGAGGCCTTCTTCGTGCTGTCGGGATCGGTGGAGATCTACGACGGCGCGCAGTGGTCGACGACGGGGACGAACGACTTCTTGTACGTGCCGCCCGGGGGCATCCACGGTTTCCGCAACACGGCCGACGCACCGGCCTCCATGCTGATGCTGTTTGCTCCCGGCGCGCCGCGCGAGCACTACTTCGAGGGCCTGGCCCACCTGGGCGAGCTGACCGACGAAGAACGCGCCCAGTGGTTCGTCGACAACGACAACTTCTTCGTCTGA
- a CDS encoding NADH-ubiquinone oxidoreductase-F iron-sulfur binding region domain-containing protein yields MVTPIAAFHHLGGVELHAQPCQGTACFVARHRDRDRWSSAERSDPRVYCLGRCYDAPAAADDTTAPRVEIACATSILLGRCVDGGAADLTAYRRSGGYEGLRRARSIGVGATLTEVEASGLRGRGGAGYRTADKWRTARSQPAGARVVVVNADEGDAGAYIDRVLLERDPHAVLEGAAIAAFAVGAERAYVYVRREYPAASAALRAAVTEAEHAGILGGPGLTVTVVEGGGSYVCGEETALLNAIEGRRPMARARPPYPAERGLFGQPTVVNNVETLANVPWILRYGGAAYAALGSGTSRGTKAVSLNSLFARPGLYEVEFGIPLREIVEDIGGGVAGELRGVMVGGPLAGVVHPSLLDVPFAFDALRDIGATVGHGGILAFDASTAIVDLVRHVFRFGAYESCGACTPCRVGAARIERLFEAPLSAQARTEWESIVAALAATSLCGHGTGLADFARSIITHYGAELTGCPA; encoded by the coding sequence GTGGTCACACCTATTGCGGCGTTCCACCACCTCGGCGGGGTAGAGCTGCACGCGCAGCCCTGCCAGGGCACGGCGTGCTTCGTGGCCCGACATCGCGATCGAGACCGCTGGTCATCGGCCGAACGGTCCGATCCGCGGGTGTACTGCCTGGGCCGCTGCTACGACGCACCGGCCGCCGCCGACGACACGACCGCACCGCGCGTCGAAATCGCCTGTGCGACGTCGATCCTGCTGGGCCGATGCGTGGATGGCGGCGCTGCGGACCTGACCGCCTACCGCCGCAGCGGCGGCTATGAGGGCCTGCGCCGTGCGCGCTCGATCGGCGTGGGGGCGACTCTGACGGAGGTCGAGGCGTCCGGGCTTCGCGGCCGCGGGGGAGCCGGTTATCGCACCGCCGACAAATGGCGAACCGCCCGATCCCAGCCCGCGGGTGCCCGCGTCGTCGTGGTGAACGCCGACGAGGGCGACGCCGGCGCCTACATCGACCGGGTCCTGCTGGAGAGAGATCCGCACGCGGTGCTGGAAGGCGCGGCGATCGCCGCGTTCGCGGTGGGCGCCGAGCGTGCCTACGTGTACGTGCGGCGGGAATACCCCGCCGCATCGGCCGCGCTGCGGGCTGCGGTGACCGAGGCCGAGCACGCCGGCATTCTCGGCGGGCCGGGCCTGACGGTGACCGTCGTCGAGGGCGGGGGCAGCTATGTGTGCGGAGAGGAGACCGCTCTTCTCAACGCGATCGAAGGACGGCGGCCGATGGCTCGCGCCCGGCCGCCCTATCCCGCCGAACGGGGCCTGTTCGGGCAACCGACGGTCGTCAACAACGTCGAGACACTGGCCAATGTGCCGTGGATCCTCCGGTACGGCGGCGCCGCGTACGCGGCGCTGGGATCGGGCACCAGCCGGGGCACCAAGGCGGTATCGCTGAACTCCTTGTTCGCCCGGCCCGGGCTCTACGAAGTCGAATTCGGGATCCCCCTGCGCGAGATCGTCGAGGACATCGGAGGTGGGGTGGCCGGGGAACTCCGGGGCGTCATGGTCGGCGGTCCGCTGGCGGGCGTCGTGCACCCGAGCCTGCTCGACGTCCCTTTCGCCTTCGACGCGTTGCGCGATATCGGCGCCACCGTCGGGCATGGCGGCATCCTCGCGTTCGACGCTTCCACCGCCATCGTGGATCTGGTACGCCACGTGTTCCGGTTCGGCGCCTACGAGTCGTGCGGAGCCTGCACGCCGTGCCGGGTCGGGGCGGCCCGGATCGAGCGGCTCTTCGAGGCACCGCTGAGCGCGCAGGCTCGCACCGAGTGGGAGTCCATCGTCGCGGCGTTGGCCGCCACCAGCCTGTGTGGGCACGGGACCGGTTTGGCCGACTTTGCGCGCAGCATCATCACCCACTACGGCGCGGAACTCACCGGATGCCCCGCCTGA